The stretch of DNA tttcttttttttttgttaatgttttGGAGCCGTCACTTAGATGactattaaatgatataaatatgacatattatttaatataacataataaaaaatccataattttttttgttaagtaagcattaattttttttctctagtaTTAAAGacatgataacaaaatttagatgactattaaatgatataaatatgacatattatttaatataacatGCACATCTTTCTTTCATTGATGAAAGATGCTCTTTGAAGTCATGACAATGGAGTGGACCATGTTAATCATTTTGAACGTAAGGCAAGAAATGGTTACTTTAATATTGCCTTGGCTACggatatatttttgtttaattttggttttaaaaaaatgttggtAAACTATCATTGTCAAGTAGTCATTTGCACTAAAGATGAAGATAtcggtaatcatggatatatcggtatttcgattttacagatatattggatatatcgatagataaaacaaaactcttataaataaaattagaagtataataaatattttaaagttgttttattaaataaattgatatatacatgtatataatattgtacgtgtcaataaaaaatataaatttgataagtgtaaattgattattaaattatagcaaatattatttgatgataatatttgtgatatttgattataatatatttaattttaaaatatatttaatattaaaattatgatacaatataaaataaataatgataaatgtatactttttaaatatttaattaatatattaataatattagaaacactataaagaaaattatcatgatcatttttatatttttgctaatcaattaaatgaaaatttttcatttaattataaaatagttatatttaatttgttctttaaattatttttttaatattttgtttatatcctaacttttgatatatatatatatatatatatatatatatatatatatatatgcatattatTTAACAAAGGGCAAACTTGCTCCAGTCGTGCCCGTGATGCAGGCCGCAGCAATTTTGAGTTTAACCGCGTTGACCAATCATTAACGGATATGtccatgggattttttttaaaaaattttaaaaagaaaataaatattattatatagaataatatacattataaatattataaaaatattaaatcgggTTTAGGTTAAACACATTGCCTAAACCTTAGCTCGAACTTGACCTAAATTGAGTTCgagtagaaaaaaatttaacctaAGATCAACttaagtattgaaaatgattgttcAACTCGGCCGCTCAATCTCTTCAAGTTGCACCACTAAGTAAAATCATTATTTGTTAAAGAGTTTATTCCTTTTCATCTTCCctatataaaatagtttatatTTAGAATTCAATGTGGactactttttttaaaaagttgggCAACAAGTGGTTGATTTAATATTGGGTTAGGCAAGGTTGccttttttaagttattaaaaaactaaagaaatattattatagtttatcATCATCACATAATTtgacattttcaatattttaacaaatatttaattgGAAATGGTGTGAATGATTCTATTCTCCCGATGAAAGTTTCATTGGCGAAGATTCAtcaaataacatctatttgtCGCTTCTTGAAAGataacaatatttttagaacattatttcaaaatgaaatgtttAGAGATGTTGAGGTATCACAAGGAACTTTCacaaatcaatttcattcatctaatctattttattgaaattttagcATAAATCCCAATTCCATCGAAAACCAATTTATTTAGATGTCTATATGTCTCATTAATTTAGGTAATATTCTTAACAACAAAAatcatttacatattttaattcaaaaaataaaaataaattgaccaTTGGCTTTACTATTAAAACTCCATCATCTATCCTTTCTcatgtttaatataaaattacaacAATTAATCATGAATAGAACAACTTATGTTTCATAGGAATGGGggagatgaaaataaaaaactactcAAGACtctatttgaaaatgttttcgaaaatagttcttcaaaaataatttttaaaaacaattttacaatttttttggaatgaatgtttattttctaaaacaatgtCCAATTAtactataaagaaaaaaagtctcACTAAACAGTGAAATGAAAAGAGATGTTAGTTCTAGCCATTGAACTCCATTAATTTTTTAGTGAGAATAGTATTTACCTCTATTCAAACTTAGTTTAGTGGCTTTACAAAGAAAGAACAATATATAACCATTTGTTAACTTCAAACTAGGTTGGCATACAAGGGTTTATGCTCTCTGCTCAGATTCAAGTTTGGGTCTTTGGTGCAACCTTTGTTGGGTTGGACGACTACTGCTTGGCTCATCTAATTTTGGGTCTTTTGTGTCGTAGTTAATACAACTTGCCCACAATTATTTCCTTTGTGccctttttctcattttgcaATTTCTCTGGAAGCAATccacaataataaaatatcttttacaaCAAAATATCTTCTATTAAATGTAGTAAATTTTGCTTTTATTACCTGAAAAGAATCAATAGTGTGGACAAAACTATGGCCATGCAGGAGAGTTTCTGCTTCTGCAAAGGTTGCATCTTTGATTCCTAGAGGAGACCTGTTCAATTCCACATGACAGCACCATTGCCATCTCTTATGACCCCACCATAATCCGAATTCCCAGAGTAGCCTTCCCTACTCCTTTAAAGTTCATCTTGATGTGATTTGAAGAGTAAATTGCCAGATAGATatgtttgaatttgaattcaaaaaaaaaactaatgcaaTAAGACCTCGTTATGTTCATCCTTACTAACATCCcatacaaaaaatgaaagattttttATGGTCTGGATTTTTTCAATCACCTTTTCGAAGGAGGTGGACTTCAACCAAGCTAGCCCATGATATTAACAATGAGAATTTAAAACTTGAATGAAGAATTGCATACCTTGATCTATAATGCTAAACTTTGATTGTAAAGgatataaaaattgtaatagtgaaaccttaaaactatgtttggtttctgaaaaaatttaagggaaaatacaagagaaagaaaataaagaggaaaagtagcaaaaaggaaaaaaatgaagaaaaaaatacatatttaaagttaataaattatttttatatattatttcaaactcatttaacttattttaactattcaatataaagattaaataatttgaaaatttataagtttctaactaatttcaattatatttgattttctttaatattttgtataagacaatcaaacataataaaaacatCTTCCTTACCATTTCTTTATACTCTCTGAggaccaaacatagcctaaatctTGACTTTCCTACTcgttcaaaaaaaattatcagcAAACAAAGGGGTCATAACTTATAAACAATGACGGAGCCAATATTTTGCTTCAAAGGGGTAACCTACCTATACATTTTTTCTTAAGTTAGACTCGCATTGAGCTTTAGCCCGGTCAGACTTTCACATGATTTAACCGGGGTATTGCTCTGATGTTTTAATATACATCTAATTAATGCCAttagaatatataaatatgaatgaatcaCAAGTCCATTAGTTtcagcataaaaaaaattaatttaatttccacaTCCATAAGAAAGCATggtgaaatttttaaaatcatactaattattaaattataaaagttaCTTATTTACAATTCAATTATCCAACTGGTGATTGAATCACTATCGaattgatattataataaatatataatgtaTATTTCTTGCatataagttaaaattatttataagaaattaagattaaaaataataatattgcattatattattaaaattaatggatgataaataaaaatatattaatatgttaaatttcattaaattaaacATGTATGATATTTTAGtgtgaagatatatttaaggtagatgaaaaattataatatttaactttatcTACATATCAAAAGTTGtatatcttataattttataattttaaaaaatattatattattttcatacatATTATCACATAATAAGTAATTAAGTATAGTTATTTAAGGGTTCTAAATAATAAGAATTTGAAAGACACAGTAATTCTATATATTGCATTTGgacaacaaaaattaatattacgcTCTCATATCTCAATGGTCCAGTAGCATTTTTAATAACCGGGAGCTCCAAAGGTCCAGTCTACATCTTAAGAAAATCCCACATTGGAATCAACTTAATGGCTTCTATAAAACAGGTGCAACAAGTTAACGGCTTCCATGAATAAGTGCAACGATAGGACAACATATGGAATCAGATGGGCTGGAAGTGGTACAAATTTTTctacatcccacatcggaaggCGATAAAGTTACTTCTATGAATAGGTGCAACAATCGGACAACAAATGAAATCGAATGAGCTGAAAGTGGTACAGGCGCAATGGTGGTCAAATAAGGCTTGATCAGTTCTTCAAGAACTGCCTGGGCCAGTTGATTAAACCGTTATCGGACATCCTAGACAGTTAGCGGTCGGTTCAATATTTAAAACCTTCTATAAATCTACTGTCAGATGAAATGACCAacttgagttttggagatttggCTGTTGGTAGTTAATAGTAATAGGAGAGTGAGTCAGTGGTACCTGTTCCCTCATGAGTTTTAACTTCTGCGCTTGAGAAGCTGTGTGGCTGCCCTTGAGGTTGAACCTTCTACCACCAGTTTCTTCTTTCCCTTCACTTCCCCTGTTATGTATAAGTGGCACCTTTCTATGAGTtggttattttaatatattataataataacaatcacatttaataattaaagtgTGAATTTTCAATCGCatacagtttttgaaaacaaagcaTCAAAGCTTAATACCTGGGTCCTGGATTGGGTCAGCCAAGTTTTGTGAGGAAAAATAGTTGGCGAAAATCTCCTCCACAGATTCATCTTCCCATTCCAACCTTCCCCACCAGGTTAGatctccttcaattttctttaagcTCTTGGCAGCACTATTTGAATCAATTGGGAGCCTTCTTAGCCTCGGGCAATTGATCACAGAGATTATTTCCAATGAAGGGAAGAGTAGTGCCCCCGATAGATGCTCTCTAGCATTGGCATACCGTCTAATAGTAAAGATGTGAGCCTAGTGAATATGCTGGCGTGCTGTGTACTTGAAGTTACGTACTCATTACTAATCACTTCTTTCATGGATTCACAGAACTGAACATTAAGCGACTGAAGGTGGGCAGCATAAATAAGCCATGTCAAGTTCAACAGTTTTGGACAGCTCCAAATCTTTACATCACGAAGCCTGCGGAAGTGTTGGTTGTTTATTACTATCAACCCAGGATTGGGGATATCATAAGATTGTTCAAATCCTTTACTTCCCTCTTTTGCcacattaattttcatttcttccaaTTGAAGACAATCGAATATCACAAAAGTCTCCAAGTAGCTCAGAAATATTGATGATAGCTCAAGCAATAATAAATCTCTGCAGTCATGTAGACTTAATCTTCTAATGCACCTTTGTAACTTGTAGGAGCTCAGTAATTTATTGAGAGCTACAACACTACGAAAGGAGAGAGATAACTCATCCACAGGTTCTATTGACTCCAGTTCTTCCAATAAGTTGGTGCGATATTCAGAGAAAGCATTTCCATCATACATAGTAAACAATTGTAATGATGAAAGACTAGATATCAAATGTGGAGGAATTATAAGTGGAGGCATGCCATCAAGTAACAAGCACCTCAGTTTTGTCAACTTCTTCATCCCAATCGGCAACTCTTTTACATGTGTCATTGAAAGATTAATGTATTCCAATTCCACTAATCTCTCAATCCCATCAGGTAACTCCGTTAAACAATGAGTAGCTGACAAATCTAGAACTCTTATAAGAGGCATGAATTGGAAGAATCCTCTTGGAAATGTCTTCAATTGAATACAGTCCCTCACAAAGAGACTCTGGAGATTAGAGCAATGTGGTGTTTCTGGGAGTTTCTCAATATTCGTACCCCACAATGATATCCTTTCTGCCTCCTTCCATTTGGTAACTCTCTCAGCGTCAACAAGCCCGAGAGATTCACATACCCAAATCTTGTTCATCTTGTTTCCACATTCTTGACTTATCCATTGAGCCATGCCGTGTATCACATCGTGCATCTTGATGCATTCCTTAAATCCATCACTCTCCTCTAACAAGCATGCATTCTTTAGGTCTTCAATGATTTTGTGTCCTCGTCTGCGTGCTTCATATATGTCCTTACCATCAAAAAACCCTTCCCCAATCCAATGTTCTATAAGCTCATCATTTCTAATTTCATATTCCtttggaaaaaaagaacaatATATGAAACAAGATTTGGTGATATCATCTCTTAGGCTATCATAACTTAGTTTCAAAACAAGGAATAACCCATCCTCCATACCTGAGATTTCCACTGGGAATTTCTCCAGTCCTTGGATTGCCTGATCCCATTGCTCTTCCCACAGTAATAAGGGCAAGTGGCAAGCCTTTGCACCGCTCTGCCACCTTTTCAGAAAGTTGTGGTATATCAGGATGAGAATTTAGAGTGTTCTCTCCAACTTTCTCCAGGAACAAAGCCAAGGCGCGCTCCTGTGTCAAAAAATCTACTCTAAACTTCCTTTGAACTTCCATTTCATTGCATATTTTCTGAATTCGCGTTGTGATTATTACTTTGGATTGGTTTTGAATTTCTGGAAGAGGAACTCCTATTTTTGAGAGATCAAGTCGGTGCCATACATCATCTAAAAGTAGcacaaacctttttgttttcatgatgTTGAATATTTCTGTAGCCCTTTCATCCTCTGTTCTACTTTTCCACATGCTATCCGGGATCTGTAATTTATTTCGAATCACCTCTTGAGCAGCTGTCACGCTTGCTTGGAGACAGTAACCCAAATCACTGTATTAAATTGGTGGCTTGTTTTGAGGAACTCattgttgattttcttcattAGTGTTTTTTTTCCAACACCGCCTGTTCCATATAATgcaataatttttactttacaATCAGTGAGGCAGCTGCAAACTCTCTCATACAACCAATCTAAGCCCACGGTATACCCAAGTGGCATTTCATCTACAACAGCTTGACGCAACCTGTTTTTCCCTGCATAGAAATGTGCTATATGCTCATCATTCCTAATCATTCCTACTTACATATTCCTTGGGAAATATAAACCAATGTATGAAACAAAGTTGGGTGATATCATCGAGTAAACTATCATAACTTAGCTTCAAACCATGAAACAATTGATCCTCCATACCtgaaatttcttttatgaaGTCCTCCGGCTTTCTTGTTACCTTTTTCCAATACCAGACATCCTTCATGCCAGCCAAATTTCGTCCAGCATTAACGACGGTAGATGGCAAGCCTTTGCATCTCTCTGTAACGATGTAGGCAAGATCTTGTATCCGAGGATGAGAATTTATAGTATCCTCTCCGACCAGCTCTCTTAACAAAGTCAAGGCTTCTTCCCGTTCCAAAGGCTCTACTTTAAATATCCTTTGAGCTTCCATCTCATTGCATATTCTCATTGATCGAGTTGTGATTATTACTTTGGACCTGTTCCGAGCATCAGGAAGAGGAACTCCTATTTCTGACAGATCAAGTCATTGCCGTACATTGTCTAACAACAGCAAAAACCTTTTTGCTTTCAttatattgaatatttttatagcCTTTTCATACTGACTTCTACTTTGCCACATGCTATCAATGATTTGTAATTTGTTTCGAATCACCTCTTGAGCAACTTTCACACTTGCTTGCTTGGACACTGCAGCCCAAATCACCGTATCAAAGTCGTGGCTTGTTTCGAGGAGACCattgttgattttcttcatCAGTGTTGTTTTTCCAACACCGCCTATTCCATATAATCCAACAATTCCTACTTCATCTTCAGCGAGGCAGCTGCACACCCTTTCATACAAGGAATCTAAGCCCACAGTACGCCCAAGAGGTAATTCATCCACAACAGCACGAGGCATCATGTCTGCCACAACTTCAAAATCTCCTCCTCTGCTTGATAGTTCCCTCACACGCCTGATTTTTCGACTCACTCTCTTTCCAAGCTTGTAGCTCGACTGAATATTACAATATCTTCCAAGGCATTCCTTCTCTAGTGCTCCATCCCCTTCTTGGAGAATTGCAGCAACTTCAATTTTCTCCT from Vitis riparia cultivar Riparia Gloire de Montpellier isolate 1030 unplaced genomic scaffold, EGFV_Vit.rip_1.0 scaffold761_pilon_pilon, whole genome shotgun sequence encodes:
- the LOC117910497 gene encoding disease resistance protein SUMM2-like codes for the protein MEVQRKFRVDFLTQERALALFLEKVGENTLNSHPDIPQLSEKVAERCKGLPLALITVGRAMGSGNPRTGEIPSGNLRNDELIEHWIGEGFFDGKDIYEARRRGHKIIEDLKNACLLEESDGFKECIKMHDVIHGMAQWISQECGNKMNKIWVCESLGLVDAERVTKWKEAERISLWGTNIEKLPETPHCSNLQSLFVRDCIQLKTFPRGFFQFMPLIRVLDLSATHCLTELPDGIERLVELEYINLSMTHVKELPIGMKKLTKLRCLLLDGMPPLIIPPHLISSLSSLQLFTMYDGNAFSEYRTNLLEELESIEPVDELSLSFRSVVALNKLLSSYKLQSNKQPTLPQAS